AAAGATGGATCCGTATCATAAAGtaagaaaacaatggaaaaatattaaaattaagttgGTTCATGATTAATCAAGCAGTAGCCGAAGCTCAGAAATAAATTCTTAGACTTTCAACAAGTATTCCTAGATGTACAGAGTAAACAGCGTTTATTTAATCAGTTTTAGAATTCAATCTCTTTGGAACTATTTTTAGTACTTACTGGCACTCTATGTATTTTCTGGGCAACTTTACCAGATTTATAGCTCTGAAAGTGCTGTGTTATTTATCACCTTCCAATAGGCAATGAAGTGGTGTCTTGCACATGGTTATgtcaaaaatattaaagtttactACAGTGATTCAGTTAATTCTTTCCCTgaagaataagcaaaaaaaaatatagcttttTATTTGGCAACaaatttcctttactttttttcaacagaaaaaaaatatatctcttgGGAGTTTTATATCcagcattaattttcttttcttagaataCAAAATTCCTACAAAGATTTAAATCTCAGACAGGCTTAAGATTTTGCTTATTACTTTGGTTTTGTCCTATTTTTTCAACCCCAAAGCtcatttttgaattttggaataaaTATCATTCACCAGAGTTTTGAAATAGATCAGATTATtagaaatttcataatttttttcttgaccgTAACTGGAATTGGTAATTTTGTGTACTTGAGATCAAGGTAGTTTATGATATCAGAATCCCAAATCAACATACCCTGTGTAAACGATTCTTGTGTTCCattaaaatggtattttatttctttctgagtttttattctcttttttgattgtacatacatacatatgtttgaCAGGCATAGGGCCTTATGTTTTACAAGTATTGCTCTTATCACATATGATACTTCATATTTGTGataatttcttctgaaataaaGGTTTACAACtagattataaaattttactaGCTATTCACACTTTAGCCTTTATTACATTTTTGACAGAAAAATAGTAGttgtttcagaaaataattcataaattgtTCTCTAGACAGTTATACTAAGGTTAAAgcgaaaaaaaaatttccctaagTCAACAATTACAGAGTATTCTTGTGGCTACCTACACTGAGATTTATAAGCAAGAACAATTAAGcactgttattttttcttttattttttaaaataggaaccaTCGTTTTAATGCATACATTTATTAATCAAACAAATGCTTACTGagtgtgtgcatatatgccaGACGCTATGTCCTTAGAAAgtatacatataaacaaaaatacatgtCATGTTACCCTGTATTCACATCCATTATTAAGGCTTAAATAAATTACCTAGAGATGCACCCACATAAATGATAACTAGTGATTTCACCAATGGATGAACATTTTAGTGAAATACCAAAGTTTTTCTTAGTATGCCcctataaaaaagaataacaataataacttTAGGTAGGTTTAGAATTTTGGGTACTTATAAGTCAATTATCTGGAttatgttttacttctttttgtaTATACCTTAGGTCTTTGTTAAAGTAAGGGAGAAGATGGATTAAGGAACTAtacatcttcttttttcctttctcatttttttcactaACATGTTGTGATCAAATGAAGGGCAAagggctttaatttttttcattgctcaTGTTGGTATTTCAGTTGAGCTAACTACAATGAGGTAGGACTAATGTTGATTCTCTGTGTTAATTATTCTTCATTTCTCAAGGAGTTGGACAAACCATTCTTGGAACTGTCATTCAATGATTCCAAGCTCATATTGACACCATATTTTACATAAACTTAGATATATCTCTAAAAGATTTTTGATCCAGAAgaggtggtgcactcctgtaatcccagcagctcaggaggctgaggcaggaggatcacaagttcgaagatagcctcagcaatttagtgaagccctgagcaacttagcaagaccctgtctcaaaatttaaaaaaataaaaataaaaggactggggatgtgtctcagtttTTAAGCACACCTGGGCTCGATCACagataccaaaaatatttttgaaaagtttaaaaaacaaagtttgttGAAAATTATATCTCTCATGTATTGTCTCAAATTCcttgaacaataaaagtttaaatACTTCAACTGGAAGGTCACTGGTTGGGATCTAAATATTTGTGGGGAGGAAGCATTATACATGCAAGTTTTCTTGACAAAAACATTGTGGCATTTTGGAACACTATGGTCTAATAGAACCTTGTACAATAATGGAAATGTTCTGCTTCTGCTTTCCAACACAGAAGCTATTGAGAACTTAAAATGTGGCTAGTGTAACTAAgaaatgatttttcaattttatctaaTTTTGATTAATTAAAGTTTAAATTCAAATACTCCCTTAGAAAGAATCAGTATCATATTGAACAGAGCAGTCATAGAAGAAAGAAGAGTATTAGGAACATTATCCATtagctggggtgtgtgtgtgtgtgtgtgtgtgtgtgtgtgtgtgtgtatgtatacatacacttCAATATCACCTTGATAATTAGAAAGTTTTGTCTTTTACtacaatttcaaataaataaaagacagtgAGTATGCTATTCTTGAAGTTTTCAACCAACATAAAATCTTGCCTGAATTTGCATGACAAAGCAAAGCCGAACTCAAAATTTGGGCAAACAcaggattaattttttaaaatatgagcatGAAATACATAAACATAACTTCAGAACCTTTACACAATATTTTAtgctatattttatatgttattttcccTTTAACCCAATACCTTATAATCTTCCTTTAGAGctcttattaaaatattgttttatattaatcTGCTAATATCAATACCATCATTAAGTACTTAGTCATTGATTTGTCTTTCACTTTAGCTAGAATTTAATTCCCATTATGTTAGTAAAATGTTTACTCACCACCATATGTGCCCTGTACTGAGAAGAAGACTCTGACTATGATAGCCATTCAATATTGGCATCTTAAGAATTAACAAAATAGCATCAAGTACTAGAGATTTTTATGAATTTcaatttagaaactattttttccaTCCATGAATGAGACATCTTGATTTGGGCTCACATAAAAGCCTTTtggaataatatttcaaaaataagtcATCAATTATGATTAATCTCTTCTTTGGGTCAATTTTCATAATGTATACTGTATTCATATAGGATATTTGGGTCATAAAATTCTACTTTTCTTGAAATATGCCATATTAGAAATAATAGATTCTGGCTTGTTAATTTTTACACTGTAatagttaaaatatgaaaaatttttctcTTGTCTATTCAAAGAAAAGTcagattatttattgttttttattgacaaaatataaatggaatgaatgctcactttttctttttattcatttatttgacatataaaattatattgtatcattttaaaacaatataataacAAGTACACATTGtttaattcatataattttttaaatcacaatttaCCAAACTGatgatttaaatgaatatttctgataTGCTACCTTACATTTCATAATAAGCATCTAATGCTCCTACCACAGCATATTGTAgtttctttttagagagagagagaacaagagagagaagagagagagatttttttaatatttatttttcagttttcagtggacacaacatctttattttatttttgtgtggtgctgaggatccaacccagcaccctgcgcatgccaggcaagcgtgttaccacttgaatcacatccccagcccaaagcaaattgtatttttatatgtaattaaaagtataagtggatctgagtcaaaaaggaaaaattcctaAAGTTTGCagaaatatctttaattcacaAGAGGAAATAGATATGTGTAGTAGGGTATTATATTAAATTACATATAAGCAAATATaacaattaagtaaaattttaaaagataatgtgggactggggatatggttcaatggcagagttcttgcttagcatgtgtgaggccctggcttcaatccccagaactataaaacataaataatgtgaTATGGAATATGTTTATAAACTGACAACCTAGACTAACAGTCCCTGAAAACCTGGTATCTTTTATTAACTTCTATTTTATAAGATCTTGTTTAGACAATGGtataaaaaactatgaaaaaataagatGTTTCCCTGTTCTTTTATGACAAAGCACCTAAGTGAAAGATCAGTGTCTGGCACTTGCCATGTATTATCaacatttatgttaaaaatgtattaatgaaTTACAatcatttacttatatatttctgtttgttcatatatatatatatatatatatatatatatatatatatatatattctttagtcAGTTATTTGATAAGAAGCTTAAggttattttcaagtattttcttcATGCCCTCCAGTgacttttatattattaatttctattcaAATGCTTCAAGTAACACTAGTTAGATCTCTCTTTGAGAGCCAGCCAGCATTACTCAGTCAGCTGGCAAGATTTCTATTTGTGCAGGGTTCATCTTACTATAGTTCAGAGATAGGACTCTTTTTTTTGACAGGCCCATATTTTGACTTCATGGGCATAAAGAGAAAATAGGTAGTGCCCCATACTACCTTTTTCAATGTGATATTTCAGTATGTGAGATTTTgtccattgtattttttattaagatttaatacaataatatttaattattaattcccaagataatttccttttttataatgtttctacaggaaaataaatgaaaatttccatgCACTTTACCCATGTTTATATTCTAATCAgagtttgtatttttcctttatctGCCAAAGGTTTTAACTACATTTATATGTTATGTATGCTATTGCCTTGGCTGACTATTTTATACTTTCTGGTTTCTTTTGGTCATGAAAAGGTATCTTAAACAACTAAATTAAAGtgtaaaaaaagttttaattcagTTGGATTGATCATGGATAATTCACTTCTAGCTTCATTTATCATGTGCAGTTTAGtgacaattctttttaaattctatacaagttgggctggggatgtggatcaagcagtagcgcgcttgcctggcatgcgtgaggcccaggttccatcctcagcaccacatacaaacaaagatgttgtgtctgctgaaaactaaaaagaaaataaaaataaatattaaaaaattgtctctctttaaaaaaattctatacaagttttccttttgaaaatttcaataaTTTGTATAAATGGGTTTCATTTATTATCATAAAATCTTACAAACTAAAACTCCTCCAGAATATCTTCTAGAACAactctttaattttataaatacctGCAACTTTTAAGCCATTGGCTTGTGGTCATAATATTAGTTTATAAGCAGAGTTGAGACTTAGACCCAAAGTTTTCTAGCACCTATGAACTTACTTTACTATGTCATgtgatttaagaaaatgaaaattgttctaattacataaaataacataatctgacttatatattataattattattttgttaacatatattattttgtattaaataagtaaaagtatATTTCATTATGTGTTTTCCAGGGTCAAAATATTTTTGGGCTTGATGTCATAGAGACACCAGAAGGAGACAAGATGCCACAACTGATTGTTCAAAAGGAGTTAGATAGGGAAGAGAAGGATACCTATGTAATGAAAGTAAAGGTTGAAGATGGCGGCTTTCCTCAACGATCGAGTACTGCTATTTTGCAAGTAAGTGTTGCTGATACAAATGACAACCGCCCTGTGTTCAAGGAGAAGGAAATTGAAGTCAGTATACCAGAAAATGCTCCTGTAGGTACTTCAGTGACACAACTCCATGCCACAGATGCTGACATAGGTGAAAATGCCAAGATTCACTTCTATTTCAGCAATCTAGTCTCCAATATTGCCAAGAGATTATTTCACCTTAACACCACCACTGGACTCATCACAGTCAAAGAACCCCTGGATAGAGAAGAATCACCAAGTCATAAGTTACTGGTTTTGGCAAGTGATGGTGGATCAGTGCCAGCAAGAGCAATGGTCCTGGTAAATGTTACAGATATCAATGATAATGTCCCATCAATTGATATAAGATACATTATCAATCCAACCAATGGCACTGTGGTTCTTTCAGAAAATGCTCCACTTAACACCAAAGTTGCTCTCATTACTGTAATGGATAAGGATGCCGACCATAATGGTAGAGTGACATGCTTCACAGATCATGAAGTTCCATTCAGATTAAGGCCAGTATTCAGTAATCAGTTCCTCCTGGAAACTGCTGCATATCTTGACTATGAGTCCACAAGAGAATATGCCATTAAATTACTGGCCGCAGATGCTGGCAAACCTCCTTTGAATCAGTCATCCATGCTTCTTGTCAAAGTGAAAGATGAAAATGACAATGCTCCAGTTTTCACCCAGCCCTTCATAAGTCTTTCTGTTCCTGAGAATAACTCCCCTGGCACACAGTTGACCAAAATAAGTGCAACAGATGCAGACAGTGGACGTAATGCTGAAATCAGTTACCTTCTAGGTAGTGATGCCCCATCTGAATTCAACCTGGATCATCGAACAggcattctgactgcagtgaaaAAATTAGatagagaaaaacaggaaaaatattatttcactgtTCTGGCAAAAGATAATGGGATGCCACCATTAATGACTAATGCCACAGTCTTAGTAACCGTCCTTGATCAGAATGATAACAGCCCAATTTTCACTCACAATGAGTACAACTTCTATGTCCCAGAAAACCTTCCAAGACATGGCACAGTAGGACTAATCACCGTAACTGATCCTGATTATGGAGAGAATTCTGCAGTCACTCTCTCCATTTTAGATGTGAATGATGACTTCACCATTGACCCACAGACTGGTGTCATTAGgccaaatatttcatttgatcGAGAAAAACAAGAATCTTACACTTTTTATGTAAAGGCAGAGGATGGTGGTAGGGTATCACGCTCTTCAACTGCAAAAGTAACCATAAATGTAGTTGATGTCAATGACAACAAACCAGTGTTTGTTGTCCCTCCTTCCAACTATTCTTATGAACTGGTTCTCCCATCCActaatccaggcacagtggtctTTAAGGTAGTTGCCATTGACAATGACACTGGAATGAATGCAGAGCTTCGCTACAGCATTGTAGGAGGAAACACAAAGGGACTGTTTGTAATTGACCAAACAACTGGCAACATCACACTGAAGGAGAAATGTGTGGTTGCAGATCTTGGTTTACACAGATTGGTAGTTAAAGCTAAAGACTTAGGACAACCTGATTCTCTCTTCAATGTTGCAATTGTCAATCTGTTTGTGAATGAGACAGTGACCAATGCTACACTCATTCATGAATTGGTGCGCAAAAGCATCGAAGCACCAGCAACCCAAAATATTGAGACAGCTGATACATCCTCACCAACCAGTGACTATGTCAAGATCATGGTTGCCATTGTTGCTGGTACTATAACTGTTATACTAGTGATTTTCATCACTGCTGTAGTAAGATGTCGCCAATCACCACACCTTAAGGCTGCTCAGAAAAACAAGCAGAATTCTGAATGGGTTACTCCAAACCCAGAAAACAGGCAGATGAtaatgatgaagaaaaagaagaagaagaagaagaagcatgCCCCTAAGAACTTGCTGCTTAACTTTGTCACTATTGAAGAAACAAAGGCAGATGATGCTGACAATGATGGAAACAGTGTCACACTAGACCTTCCCATTGaactggaagaacaaaccatggGCAAATACAACTGGGGCACTACGCCCACCACCTTCAAGCCTGACAGCCCTGATTTGGCCCGACACTACAAATCTGCCTCTCCACAGCCAGCCTTCCAGATTCAGCCTGAAACACCTCTGAATTCAAAGCACCACATCATCCAGGAACTGCCTCTTGATAACACTTTCGTGGCCTGTGATTCCATCTCCAAGTGTTCCTCCAGCAGTTCTGATCCCTACAGTGTTTCTGAGTGCAGCTATCCAGTGACAACCTTCAAGACCCCTGTGTCTGTACACACCAGACCGGTAGGTAATCCCATTTCTAACTGACCTTTCTAAATTTATGTTCTTCTTATTTTCAGTTGATATAGAACTTTACAGAAACTATTGAGCTCCAAGAGGGATCAAAACAATCATATTGTATGGAAACATCCAAATAGATATATGAATTGAATTAAGACTGAtagaaaatcagaataaaatgacTGTTGATTATAGGAAAAATGGGTGCAGAATTATGATTATAATAGGGGGGCAGTTTTGTCTGTAGATGGAAGTATAATGCTTTATGCTAGAAAATAGACTGGGAAACCTCTATAACAAGGGTTATAGCATTGTCTTCACTACTATTGTGTATTGAGGATCAGAAAGATCTGGGCTAGCTATCATACAATAAAGCATTTTAGAATCAATTGAGCATATTTTAACACTAATGATGTTGGGAATCCCagtttcatttgaagaaaagtaATTAAATGGCAGCAAGTTATTCTCCCACCCATATCCCATCATGCCTACATGTCTCCACAATGAAGAATTTGAAGATTAGgatctcaaaattattttggtaCAATAAATCTATATTCATACAATATAGCAACAATGGGATTATAAAAACAAAGGATGCTCATTCTCAATTTCAAGCCAGCAACTGAAATTTGTATAAGATCTCTATTTTAGATAATCAGTTAAATGTGTACATATTTATGCATGGTATTCAGAGCCCTTCAGAAGACATTCTTAAAAGATAATGcctttgggctgggaatgtggctccagttgtagcacacttgcctagcatgtgtgaggcactgggttcgattctgagcatcacataaaaataaaattgagatattgtgtccacctaaaactaaaaaaaaaagagagagataatgtCTTTTGGGAAATggagtaatttttctttctctaatgtgCAGGAAGGGAAATAAGAGAATATAAAGACCCAAGAAATCtgtgcaaaataatttaaaattcaatgcaTTTATGAAAACAAACCTACATACAgtgctttttaaattctatattccATAGAACAATGAATACAGTTTTTTCTCAAAGTTCATGAGTATATTAAATCATATAAGTATTGTTGTTTTCTTAATAAAGTGATAGAATTTATCTACGTTTTTCTTTCAAAGTCATGCCACATGTTGACTTTATTATTTTGTCTGTGTAGGTCTTAGAAAAGTATTAATCTATTTGAGTAAATAAAGTGATTTGAAAACATATTAAGGTTTAATAAAATGATTGCAATGTGAAAGTCAAAAGAGATTCCCCCTTATCAAAATCTGGAAATATTAAAGAAGTCTTCCAGATTCAAGATAATAGTGCAAATAATTTGCCATAATTTTGGAAATTGTTTTAAGAATGGAGATCTTTTGAGGATATACATagttaaataatacaataaattgaatctttcttttttagtcaCAGAAAATGTAAGGTACTAATTCACTTGTGGGTGCATTTTTTCCTAACAGATCCctaattaatttgtaaaatagaaCCGTAGGCTCTGTGTAGAGTTCCTGTAATGCTTTGAATGAATTTGCAGGCCAGCAGTTATTTTCACAGTTCTGATGATTTCCATGTTTCTCTGCATTTGTTGGAGGACAAACATAGTAGATGCTTGACATCTCCTCAGGTTGTGTTTTTCGATATGCTTAATGACTCAAAAGGGCACACTATTTTCTGATTCTTATCCTTATTATTCTCTTATTGAAGACCTTTCTCAACAGTAAGGTATTCTTTATTAAAAACACTTTCTTTGATGAACATCCTGATAGGATTTTTTCTGAGCTAAACCTGTGACTTTCTTAAGACAGTAAATAAATGATGTGGTTTgtgaattatcatttttaatagattGGCTTATGAATTTCGTTAATACAGTAAATTCTGATTTCAACTGTTTACAAAGGTTCAGATATATTTTATGAGCTACACTAATTTTACTTGAGTATATGATCACACAGTAAGGAAAgcatggataaataaaaaatgaagtattttgaaaatatccatctttccattttttgttgATAATTTGTAATTcttaagaagtaaataaaattaaaaattcttttcattatGTCACTATATTTTATACAGTGAAGAGACTTTTTCCTAAACATAGGACAAATAGCTTCATGAGTTAGGTAAAATACTAAAAGCATGTACAACTGTGAATGAGTTGTTGGTCATGGTTAGGTTTCTATTAATTAAAAGCACTAACTTAAAATCAGTGAGTATCAGGtgacttatttgatttttttcacatctaaaaaataaatgaattacacATTTTTTCATTGGCTTATAGTTGTCTCATATTAATTAGTAAATATCTTCTCAACATGAATTCATGAACTTAACCAGATTAATACTATCATTTGAATCTTTACATTTGTGCTACATTTACAATATTCTTTACTCTCCCTATATTCTTCAAGTTGTAATTGACACCAAGAGAGGAATCTTATATTCAATAATATTGCAGAATactaaaagaataatgaaaactgaaaaaattacatatttaaaacttcaaataCAGCAGGTGTATTCTTTCTAAATAAACATCACACAAAACAGATGGAAGTGTCAGTCAATTGAATAAAAATCTGTTGTTCCTTAAGGAAATTCTGAcagtgaaaatgaaatattactgttAGAGGGAAATAGAaatattccaaattattttaaacaaagtgagaaaataaactaaaaaggagATCTTACAGTGATATTTACATTGAGTTCATTACTCATCTGATTAGAAATATGCATGTAGAGTAATAAAACAGCTCTAGTATGATGTAAGATACAAGGAACCTTccatgaattttacattttaaaaacggtatcaaatgctttctttagatttttcttttttactgtggagctcaggaaaaaaaatatggaacattCATTATATAGGTGTGCATCCATTGCATGAAGCTGTCTATACCTGGTGAATAAGATGCTCCTCTTTGGCATAAGTTTCTATATGTATTATGGaaggcatttttgtatatatagtaGTAGAAATGTAAAACATGAAATTTAAGGTGATTTCACAGATTAATTTCTATTAACAAATTCCAGAGCAAGCAGATAACATTTGGTTTATATGACTTTAgatatccaataaataaatataactattttagaatcagttttgttaattttcataCAGAAGATATGTATTGGCAAAAACAAGTCTTGCTTAACACAACTGTTCCACTAAAATATGTGAAGactttgcatttaaaaaacagagagaagggggctgggattgtggcccagcagtagagcactcaccctGGGTTgtatcctcaggaccacatagaaattaataactaaataaaataaaggtattaaaaaacaaagaggagaataaaaataaaagcaccatTTTTGAGGGCCTTCTATATATTAGTTACTGCCTTACACATATattttccccctcaaaaaaaacttaatttttttttgtgatttgaGTTGAAATAGTTTTTCAATTTCAGaaataaggttaaaaaaaggTAAATCTTTTGGAAAATTATAATTCATGGATGAAATCATGCTGTAGATATGTGATGCATCAattcaaataataacaataatctgAATTGGCCTGAAATAGGATTAGTATTCACTATGGTTAAGTTCAGTAACTTTGATTAAGTACATCTATATTTTGGTATGTGAATTTAGCCTTGTAGCATGCTTGGCAAATAAGATTCCTAGAACACAACTATCTGATTTTGATAACACGTTATTTTTCTTGTCCTAGACTGATTCCAGGACATCAACTATTGAAATCTGCAGTGAGATATAACTTTCTAGCAATAATATAATTCTActaatttccccccaaatttagTGATTTGTGATTTCAAAATTAGACTAAGACTATTAATTTTGTTATCTGGATTTCCCATTATAAcagcaagcaaaacaaaactaccttaaaaaataatgtctcaGTAAACCTTACTGGGAACCTGGTAAACACCGCAATGATTCTGCTTTGCTTTATTTAGCTTTAAactggaaatttaaatttaaaatttatggaagAAACAATGCATTACAATATCTGAGTTTTATCATGCTGTTTTTCTGTTTGCTTGCTCTGAATGTCAACAACTATGATATAATTCTGTCTTGGTGTACACACTGATGGATAATGTATTAGTCATGATACATGAAATTACTTGCTCTGATTGCAGAAAAGTTTAAATACCTCCGGGAGTTTGGGAGTGATGGTGAACACTCCAAGCTACCCTCTGAAAGGTGTCCAGGGCAAGAGATTATTTTAAGACcagcaaacaaaccaaccaaatcagaaaacttttaatagaatgttttcaaaatatacactaatataatatgtttttttctaataaaaccattttatttaCCTACCACTCTGCTTAAAAGttggataataaaaaataaacttttggggTTTTCCTATTGATTATAATTATACAGCTCCACTACTTTAACCATTAAACAGATTATTTTTGTTATCATCATGTTTCCTTTtcctacaaatatttaaaaagaaagaagtccttGATATTTTCTCTATTGAAAGGAGaatgtaaggggctggggatgtagctcaagcggtagcgcactcgcctggcatgcgtgtggcccgtgttcgatcctcagcaccacatacaaacaaagatgttgtgtccaccaaatactaaaaaataaatattaaaattctctctctctctccctctctctcactctttctttaaaaaaaaaaagaaaggagaatgtaAGGTTCTTTATACTCCCTGGTATTTTGGGGAAATGCATTGATATTTCTTGTATTATGAAGCATAACTACAGTCATCTGAGGGTAGAAAGAAACATGAGATTAGGTATTTCAAAAATGATTA
This window of the Urocitellus parryii isolate mUroPar1 chromosome X, mUroPar1.hap1, whole genome shotgun sequence genome carries:
- the Pcdh11x gene encoding protocadherin-11 X-linked isoform X3; translated protein: MDLLSGTYIFAVLLACVVFQSGAQEKNYTVREEMPENVLIGDLLKDLNLSLIPDKSLTSPMQFKLVYKTGDVPLIRIEEGTGEIFTTGARIDREKLCAGIMMDAHCFYEVEVAVLPDEIFRLVKIRFLIEDINDNAPLFPATVINISIPENSAINSRYALPAAIDPDIGINGVQNYQLIKGQNIFGLDVIETPEGDKMPQLIVQKELDREEKDTYVMKVKVEDGGFPQRSSTAILQVSVADTNDNRPVFKEKEIEVSIPENAPVGTSVTQLHATDADIGENAKIHFYFSNLVSNIAKRLFHLNTTTGLITVKEPLDREESPSHKLLVLASDGGSVPARAMVLVNVTDINDNVPSIDIRYIINPTNGTVVLSENAPLNTKVALITVMDKDADHNGRVTCFTDHEVPFRLRPVFSNQFLLETAAYLDYESTREYAIKLLAADAGKPPLNQSSMLLVKVKDENDNAPVFTQPFISLSVPENNSPGTQLTKISATDADSGRNAEISYLLGSDAPSEFNLDHRTGILTAVKKLDREKQEKYYFTVLAKDNGMPPLMTNATVLVTVLDQNDNSPIFTHNEYNFYVPENLPRHGTVGLITVTDPDYGENSAVTLSILDVNDDFTIDPQTGVIRPNISFDREKQESYTFYVKAEDGGRVSRSSTAKVTINVVDVNDNKPVFVVPPSNYSYELVLPSTNPGTVVFKVVAIDNDTGMNAELRYSIVGGNTKGLFVIDQTTGNITLKEKCVVADLGLHRLVVKAKDLGQPDSLFNVAIVNLFVNETVTNATLIHELVRKSIEAPATQNIETADTSSPTSDYVKIMVAIVAGTITVILVIFITAVVRCRQSPHLKAAQKNKQNSEWVTPNPENRQMIMMKKKKKKKKKHAPKNLLLNFVTIEETKADDADNDGNSVTLDLPIELEEQTMGKYNWGTTPTTFKPDSPDLARHYKSASPQPAFQIQPETPLNSKHHIIQELPLDNTFVACDSISKCSSSSSDPYSVSECSYPVTTFKTPVSVHTRPPMKEVVRSRTPMKEPTTVEIWTHPQPQSQRRVTFHLPEGSQESSSDGGLGDHDAGSLPSTSHALPLGYPQEEYFDHAAPNNRTEGDGNSDPESTFIPGLKKAAEITVQPTVEEASDNCTQECLILGHSDACWMPASLTHSSPSQAQTSALCHSPPLTQASAHRRSPPVTQTIALCHSPPVTQAIALCHSPPPVQASALHHSPPLAQATGLHHNSPHTQASALSYSPPLAQATAIRRSPPLPRAASLHHSQVQTPMGLQQGWVQGAGADGLHSLDQGVQGSARSQFYTMSERLHPNDDSIKVIPLTTFTPGQQARPSRGDSPIMEEHPL
- the Pcdh11x gene encoding protocadherin-11 X-linked isoform X1; translated protein: MDLLSGTYIFAVLLACVVFQSGAQEKNYTVREEMPENVLIGDLLKDLNLSLIPDKSLTSPMQFKLVYKTGDVPLIRIEEGTGEIFTTGARIDREKLCAGIMMDAHCFYEVEVAVLPDEIFRLVKIRFLIEDINDNAPLFPATVINISIPENSAINSRYALPAAIDPDIGINGVQNYQLIKGQNIFGLDVIETPEGDKMPQLIVQKELDREEKDTYVMKVKVEDGGFPQRSSTAILQVSVADTNDNRPVFKEKEIEVSIPENAPVGTSVTQLHATDADIGENAKIHFYFSNLVSNIAKRLFHLNTTTGLITVKEPLDREESPSHKLLVLASDGGSVPARAMVLVNVTDINDNVPSIDIRYIINPTNGTVVLSENAPLNTKVALITVMDKDADHNGRVTCFTDHEVPFRLRPVFSNQFLLETAAYLDYESTREYAIKLLAADAGKPPLNQSSMLLVKVKDENDNAPVFTQPFISLSVPENNSPGTQLTKISATDADSGRNAEISYLLGSDAPSEFNLDHRTGILTAVKKLDREKQEKYYFTVLAKDNGMPPLMTNATVLVTVLDQNDNSPIFTHNEYNFYVPENLPRHGTVGLITVTDPDYGENSAVTLSILDVNDDFTIDPQTGVIRPNISFDREKQESYTFYVKAEDGGRVSRSSTAKVTINVVDVNDNKPVFVVPPSNYSYELVLPSTNPGTVVFKVVAIDNDTGMNAELRYSIVGGNTKGLFVIDQTTGNITLKEKCVVADLGLHRLVVKAKDLGQPDSLFNVAIVNLFVNETVTNATLIHELVRKSIEAPATQNIETADTSSPTSDYVKIMVAIVAGTITVILVIFITAVVRCRQSPHLKAAQKNKQNSEWVTPNPENRQMIMMKKKKKKKKKHAPKNLLLNFVTIEETKADDADNDGNSVTLDLPIELEEQTMGKYNWGTTPTTFKPDSPDLARHYKSASPQPAFQIQPETPLNSKHHIIQELPLDNTFVACDSISKCSSSSSDPYSVSECSYPVTTFKTPVSVHTRPPMKEVVRSRTPMKEPTTVEIWTHPQPQRKSEGKKAGKSQRRVTFHLPEGSQESSSDGGLGDHDAGSLPSTSHALPLGYPQEEYFDHAAPNNRTEGDGNSDPESTFIPGLKKAAEITVQPTVEEASDNCTQECLILGHSDACWMPASLTHSSPSQAQTSALCHSPPLTQASAHRRSPPVTQTIALCHSPPVTQAIALCHSPPPVQASALHHSPPLAQATGLHHNSPHTQASALSYSPPLAQATAIRRSPPLPRAASLHHSQVQTPMGLQQGWVQGAGADGLHSLDQGVQGSARSQFYTMSERLHPNDDSIKVIPLTTFTPGQQARPSRGDSPIMEEHPL